A genomic segment from Cumulibacter soli encodes:
- a CDS encoding alpha/beta fold hydrolase, with protein sequence MSFPLFPEMPQPKYVMSQEGLRIATYTWGDEDAPTVMAVHGFASNCRDNWVNTGWVSRLVRSGLRVMGVDQRGHGLSDKPYDAEAYTMPALIADVEAVLDVYLVDPVRYLGYSLGARVGWHVSTELQGRVERAVLGGIPDGRPLGRLDLEQANAYIADGTPVTDPATQNYVRLAERVPDNDLRALVALAGGMRFGDENPDMGDAPRQPTLVAAGTVDSIFEDAKHLASLLPNGAFVEIPGRHHFNAPGARQFKDAGIDFLTAGLT encoded by the coding sequence ATGTCGTTCCCTCTGTTCCCCGAGATGCCGCAGCCGAAGTACGTGATGTCGCAGGAAGGTCTGCGAATCGCGACGTACACCTGGGGTGACGAAGATGCGCCCACAGTGATGGCGGTACATGGCTTCGCGTCGAACTGCCGCGACAACTGGGTCAACACAGGGTGGGTATCGCGGCTCGTTCGGTCCGGCCTCCGCGTGATGGGCGTCGACCAACGCGGGCACGGCCTGAGCGATAAACCGTACGACGCCGAGGCCTACACGATGCCCGCGCTGATCGCGGACGTCGAAGCGGTTCTCGACGTCTATCTCGTCGATCCGGTTCGCTACCTCGGGTACTCACTCGGCGCGCGGGTCGGCTGGCACGTATCAACCGAACTACAAGGCCGAGTCGAGCGCGCCGTACTAGGCGGGATTCCTGACGGACGCCCGCTCGGACGACTCGACCTCGAGCAGGCAAACGCGTACATCGCCGATGGAACACCAGTAACGGATCCAGCGACGCAGAATTACGTACGACTCGCCGAACGTGTGCCCGACAACGACCTTCGCGCGCTTGTTGCACTCGCCGGGGGAATGCGTTTCGGTGACGAGAACCCCGACATGGGCGACGCGCCGCGACAACCGACTCTCGTCGCTGCAGGCACCGTCGACTCCATCTTCGAAGACGCCAAGCACCTCGCATCTCTGCTTCCCAACGGAGCGTTCGTCGAGATTCCCGGCCGCCACCATTTCAACGCTCCAGGCGCTCGCCAGTTCAAAGACGCGGGAATTGACTTCTTGACCGCAGGCCTCACCTGA
- a CDS encoding Rv3654c family TadE-like protein, which yields MRHLKRLLLRRWRGRGRPPDGGMVTAEVALALPALVIVVAALISVIAAVAGQLRCVAAAREGARAAARGESAEVVQQLTVRAAPDGAVVDVSSAADTVTVVVTVSVRPLGGSVAEIEVSGEATALREPESVRPGTSMAILGPWLPVLAWRLRMRDGPRRTRSSESSRRRRRRSGAGDRGSGTVYAVALLVVLGVVAGGAAFVAKAFVAHQRAAAAADLGALAGARALVDGDGDPCAAAGEIVQRNGADLADCVIEGQTVLITSTVAVDLGGFGVREATARARAGPVGVG from the coding sequence ATGAGACACCTCAAGCGCCTGTTGCTGCGGAGGTGGCGGGGGCGCGGCAGGCCGCCCGACGGCGGAATGGTCACGGCGGAGGTTGCGCTCGCGCTGCCGGCGTTGGTCATCGTTGTGGCCGCATTGATCTCGGTCATAGCTGCGGTCGCCGGTCAACTGCGTTGCGTCGCGGCGGCGCGGGAAGGGGCGCGAGCCGCCGCCCGCGGTGAGTCCGCTGAGGTGGTGCAGCAATTGACGGTTCGCGCAGCGCCGGATGGCGCCGTGGTTGACGTGAGTTCGGCGGCTGACACGGTCACGGTCGTCGTCACGGTGAGTGTGCGCCCACTCGGTGGGTCCGTGGCGGAGATCGAGGTCAGCGGGGAGGCAACGGCACTGCGTGAACCCGAGTCCGTTAGACCCGGAACATCGATGGCGATCCTTGGTCCGTGGCTTCCGGTGCTCGCGTGGCGATTGCGGATGCGTGACGGTCCACGACGTACACGATCTTCGGAGTCGAGCAGACGCCGCCGGCGGCGTAGTGGAGCGGGTGATCGAGGTAGCGGAACTGTGTATGCGGTGGCGCTGCTGGTCGTCCTCGGGGTCGTCGCCGGCGGGGCCGCGTTCGTGGCCAAGGCGTTCGTAGCGCATCAACGCGCCGCCGCAGCAGCTGATCTGGGAGCGCTCGCCGGTGCGCGAGCTCTGGTTGACGGGGACGGCGACCCGTGCGCGGCGGCCGGTGAGATCGTGCAGCGCAATGGCGCGGATCTCGCTGATTGTGTCATCGAGGGCCAGACGGTGCTGATCACGAGCACCGTAGCCGTTGATCTGGGCGGCTTCGGGGTTCGGGAGGCGACTGCACGCGCGCGGGCCGGGCCCGTAGGGGTCGGGTGA
- a CDS encoding DUF4244 domain-containing protein, with product MFDTAKGHSGRTADRTRQGRELLYSSILKMRGGFAAVLLWLVDRLLGPVRARATDAGMTTAEYAVGTIAACGFAAILYQVVTGDSIISALSDLITKALSSL from the coding sequence ATGTTCGACACGGCTAAAGGACACTCCGGCCGCACTGCAGACCGGACCAGACAGGGGCGGGAACTGTTGTATTCAAGCATTCTGAAGATGCGTGGTGGGTTCGCGGCAGTGCTGTTATGGCTGGTGGATCGACTGCTCGGCCCGGTACGTGCGCGGGCTACCGATGCCGGAATGACAACGGCCGAATACGCCGTCGGGACCATCGCCGCCTGCGGATTCGCGGCGATCCTGTACCAAGTGGTGACCGGTGACTCCATCATTTCAGCGCTCAGCGACCTCATCACCAAGGCTTTGTCGTCGCTCTGA
- a CDS encoding type II secretion system F family protein, whose translation MSFVLLMGAFAVLCWPLETTYVAVRRRRVGAAGTRLDRHMPVLLAALMFLLFVAWKPTIAGISMGVASAFGTYLALRRLRARVKPSVVDPALPLVLTVAGLLLRSGAPPGSALASAARSCGSESRSRCDQIERRLAVGETPADAWGGVADVPDLSAVGRAAIRTSDSGAALANAWSSIGVQLRADRRLAAEVRARKVGVRVLAPLGLCFLPSFICLGVVPMVIGLASDIL comes from the coding sequence ATGAGTTTTGTGTTGTTGATGGGTGCGTTCGCGGTGCTGTGTTGGCCGCTGGAGACGACGTATGTGGCTGTGCGCAGACGGCGGGTGGGTGCTGCTGGGACTCGCCTAGACAGGCACATGCCGGTACTGCTCGCTGCGCTGATGTTCTTGCTCTTCGTGGCGTGGAAGCCGACTATAGCGGGGATCAGCATGGGAGTCGCTTCCGCTTTCGGTACCTACCTGGCGCTTCGCAGGTTGCGTGCGCGGGTCAAGCCGAGCGTTGTCGACCCTGCGCTTCCGCTTGTGTTGACGGTTGCCGGCTTGTTATTACGGTCGGGAGCGCCGCCGGGCTCCGCGCTGGCTTCGGCCGCTCGCAGTTGCGGCAGTGAGTCGCGATCACGGTGTGACCAGATTGAACGACGCCTTGCGGTAGGTGAGACGCCTGCCGATGCGTGGGGTGGCGTAGCCGACGTACCCGACCTGTCGGCGGTTGGTCGAGCGGCGATCCGAACCAGTGACAGCGGGGCAGCGCTGGCGAATGCGTGGTCGTCCATCGGTGTTCAACTGCGCGCTGACCGGCGACTGGCAGCAGAGGTTCGTGCCCGAAAAGTCGGCGTACGGGTGCTGGCACCGCTGGGGCTGTGCTTCCTGCCGTCATTCATCTGCCTCGGCGTCGTGCCGATGGTGATCGGTCTCGCCAGCGACATCCTCTAG
- a CDS encoding type II secretion system F family protein: MTHATAAALGVLAMAVLLWPSHAHPIERDAARVGLRERLAALDVPEHPGRWIVGVAAICAASVAFIAPWHAAISAGVLSAIAASSWAQGRRRRADSLVLSRDVETLQAIGAELRAGNDLAAALRSAGTVADTRMCAALTRAAQAIQMGDDPAAALERTAVPGVHRLAGLVRLSGSAGIALAEAVEVLADDAMTQAHVRRDVTSLLAGPRATAVLLTMLPAFGIVMGQTIGADPWRVLMHTSAGAIAMLAGTVLAAAGVWWTNAMVNGVQR; encoded by the coding sequence ATGACGCACGCGACGGCAGCAGCACTCGGGGTGCTGGCGATGGCGGTCCTGCTGTGGCCGAGTCACGCGCACCCGATCGAGCGTGACGCAGCTCGCGTGGGCTTGCGCGAGCGGCTCGCTGCGCTGGACGTGCCCGAGCATCCGGGACGGTGGATCGTCGGAGTAGCGGCGATCTGCGCGGCCTCCGTCGCATTCATCGCACCGTGGCATGCCGCCATCAGTGCCGGTGTGCTCTCCGCAATCGCGGCATCATCGTGGGCGCAGGGCAGGCGGCGGCGGGCGGATTCGCTCGTGCTGAGCCGAGATGTCGAGACCCTGCAGGCAATCGGCGCCGAGTTGCGCGCAGGCAACGATCTTGCGGCAGCGTTGCGTTCTGCAGGAACCGTCGCAGATACCCGGATGTGTGCGGCACTGACCCGCGCGGCACAGGCCATTCAGATGGGAGATGATCCCGCCGCGGCATTGGAGCGTACCGCTGTACCCGGCGTACACCGACTCGCCGGGTTGGTGCGACTGAGCGGTTCAGCCGGAATCGCGCTGGCCGAGGCCGTCGAGGTTCTCGCTGACGATGCGATGACGCAGGCGCACGTACGTCGCGATGTGACCAGCCTGCTCGCCGGTCCACGAGCGACGGCCGTGTTGCTCACGATGTTGCCTGCGTTCGGGATCGTAATGGGCCAAACGATCGGAGCGGACCCGTGGCGAGTGCTGATGCATACGAGTGCGGGTGCGATTGCGATGCTCGCCGGAACCGTGCTCGCCGCTGCCGGAGTGTGGTGGACGAACGCCATGGTCAACGGAGTGCAGCGATGA
- a CDS encoding TadA family conjugal transfer-associated ATPase encodes MSGTRRDALIAAVRRRCADADDVVDTVRLAALIREEANGLISDRELLEVLTEAEAEVLGAGPLEALLNTWDVTDVLVNGPNDVWVDQGGGLRRTAIRLGGPEEVTDLAKRLAARAGRRLDAAHPWVDATLPDGCRLHAVIPPIAADCALLSVRTMRRRTLSLSDLLADGLDPAVADLLVEIVRARLSFLVSGGTGSGKTTLLSMLLEHVDPTERVVIAEDADELRPHHPHTVKILSRPSNIEGSGELTLRMLVRQALRMRPDRIVVGEVRGAEVIELLMALNTGHQGGAGTVHANSVADVPARIRALGMLADISAEAIDAQLTSAVDVLVHVGRDQAGIRGVHQIAVLEATEHAPVATTVWGRESGFTKDVALLADVLEGRR; translated from the coding sequence GTGAGCGGCACCCGCCGCGATGCGCTGATTGCGGCCGTACGACGCAGATGCGCCGATGCCGATGATGTTGTCGATACGGTACGACTGGCCGCGCTGATCCGCGAAGAGGCCAATGGGCTGATCAGTGATCGTGAGTTACTTGAGGTCCTGACCGAAGCTGAAGCCGAAGTCTTAGGCGCCGGACCGCTCGAAGCTCTGCTGAACACGTGGGATGTTACGGACGTACTGGTCAACGGCCCCAACGATGTCTGGGTGGATCAGGGCGGCGGGCTCCGTCGTACCGCGATCAGACTCGGCGGGCCCGAGGAGGTCACCGACCTAGCTAAACGGCTGGCGGCACGAGCCGGTCGCCGACTGGACGCAGCACACCCGTGGGTCGACGCGACACTGCCGGACGGCTGCCGACTACACGCTGTGATCCCGCCGATCGCGGCCGATTGCGCGCTGCTAAGCGTGCGCACCATGCGCCGACGCACGCTGTCGCTGAGTGACCTCCTGGCGGATGGCCTCGACCCCGCGGTGGCTGACTTGCTCGTCGAAATCGTGCGGGCACGGCTGTCTTTCCTCGTCAGCGGTGGCACCGGATCGGGCAAGACCACGCTCTTGTCGATGCTGCTGGAGCACGTTGATCCGACCGAACGAGTCGTGATCGCCGAGGACGCCGACGAACTGCGCCCGCACCACCCGCACACGGTCAAGATCCTGTCGCGGCCGTCGAATATCGAAGGTAGCGGGGAGTTGACGCTGCGCATGCTCGTGCGCCAGGCACTACGTATGCGTCCCGACCGGATCGTCGTCGGTGAGGTGCGAGGCGCTGAAGTGATCGAACTGTTGATGGCGCTGAACACCGGCCATCAAGGCGGTGCGGGAACTGTGCACGCGAACAGTGTCGCGGACGTCCCGGCACGCATCCGGGCATTGGGCATGCTCGCAGACATTTCGGCCGAGGCTATCGACGCGCAACTGACATCGGCTGTCGACGTGCTCGTGCATGTCGGTCGTGATCAAGCCGGGATCCGTGGCGTACATCAGATCGCCGTCCTTGAAGCGACGGAACACGCGCCAGTAGCGACGACCGTGTGGGGCCGCGAGAGCGGATTCACCAAGGACGTCGCCCTCCTCGCCGACGTACTTGAGGGTCGGCGATGA
- a CDS encoding HAD family hydrolase, protein MTPHPRQAAFFDLDKTIIAKSSVLVFGKQFFAGGLINRRAVLKATYAQLVFMAGADDNQIDSIRRHLTKMIAGWDVAQVRSIVAETLHEVVTPLVYDEAAKLIEDHRAAGRDIVIVSASGAEMVEPIGQMLGADHVIATTMVVEDDTYTGEIEFYAYGQAKSDAITALAKTRGYDLDQCYAYSDSASDLPMLSLVGHPSVVNPDKALRAAALEREWPVLRFSNSVSLKERLDRLGKPSTPTIASGAAVTTAAAIAGIAWFEHRRRKRRSSRAI, encoded by the coding sequence GTGACGCCTCACCCGCGCCAGGCCGCCTTCTTCGACCTCGACAAGACCATCATCGCCAAATCAAGCGTGCTCGTTTTCGGCAAGCAGTTCTTCGCCGGGGGTCTGATAAATCGCCGCGCCGTCCTCAAAGCGACCTATGCCCAACTGGTGTTCATGGCCGGCGCGGACGATAACCAGATCGACAGCATTCGGCGACATCTGACCAAGATGATCGCTGGTTGGGACGTCGCGCAGGTGCGCTCGATCGTCGCCGAAACCTTGCACGAAGTCGTCACGCCGTTGGTGTACGACGAGGCCGCCAAGCTGATCGAGGATCACCGTGCCGCGGGCCGCGACATCGTGATCGTGTCGGCCAGTGGCGCTGAGATGGTGGAGCCGATCGGGCAGATGCTTGGCGCCGACCACGTCATCGCTACAACCATGGTCGTCGAGGACGACACGTACACCGGCGAGATCGAGTTCTACGCGTACGGACAGGCCAAGTCCGACGCGATCACTGCCTTGGCCAAGACACGCGGGTACGACCTGGATCAGTGCTACGCATATAGCGATTCGGCGTCCGACCTCCCGATGCTTTCGCTCGTCGGACATCCGTCAGTGGTCAACCCCGACAAGGCGCTGCGGGCGGCCGCGCTCGAGCGTGAGTGGCCGGTACTTCGCTTCAGCAACAGCGTGTCACTCAAGGAACGTCTCGATCGACTCGGCAAGCCGTCGACGCCGACGATAGCCAGCGGCGCAGCCGTCACCACCGCCGCAGCGATCGCCGGTATCGCGTGGTTCGAGCACCGTCGTCGTAAGCGACGCTCCAGCCGCGCGATCTAG
- a CDS encoding short-chain dehydrogenase/reductase, whose product MDLELAGKRALITGASQGIGRQVAETLAREGCDVLLTARHAERLTETCEQIGRTTGRSATSLAIDLTAEQAIAKVADFAGGIDILVNNAGAIPPGTLGDVDGDTWRKAWDLKVFGFIDLTRALYPKLAEASGAVVNVIGYAGESFPPAYIAGAAGNASLMAFTKALAKQAHTDGVRVNAINPGPIATERNTMLLRARAEAELGDADRYAELTAGMPYGRAGTVDEIADAVAFLASPRSAYTNGAILAITGGV is encoded by the coding sequence ATGGATCTGGAGCTAGCAGGGAAACGGGCGCTCATCACCGGCGCTTCGCAGGGGATCGGGCGGCAAGTCGCCGAGACGTTAGCCCGAGAGGGCTGCGACGTCCTGCTCACCGCGCGTCACGCCGAGCGCCTCACCGAAACTTGCGAGCAGATCGGCCGCACGACCGGGCGTTCCGCAACCAGCCTGGCGATCGACCTCACTGCCGAGCAAGCGATCGCAAAGGTCGCCGACTTCGCTGGAGGCATCGACATCCTGGTGAATAACGCAGGCGCGATTCCGCCCGGCACGCTCGGTGACGTGGACGGCGACACCTGGCGAAAGGCGTGGGATCTGAAGGTATTCGGATTCATCGATCTGACCCGGGCGCTGTACCCGAAGCTCGCCGAGGCCAGCGGCGCGGTAGTCAACGTGATCGGTTACGCCGGAGAGTCTTTCCCGCCGGCCTACATCGCCGGGGCAGCAGGAAATGCGTCGCTAATGGCGTTCACCAAAGCCCTCGCCAAACAGGCGCACACCGATGGCGTGCGGGTCAACGCGATCAATCCGGGACCAATCGCGACCGAACGCAACACCATGCTGCTACGCGCCCGCGCCGAAGCCGAGTTGGGCGACGCCGACCGCTACGCGGAACTCACCGCGGGTATGCCGTACGGGCGTGCCGGAACAGTCGACGAGATCGCCGATGCTGTTGCGTTCCTGGCATCACCTCGATCGGCGTACACCAACGGCGCGATTCTCGCGATCACCGGCGGCGTGTAA
- the mftD gene encoding pre-mycofactocin synthase MftD (MftD, an enzyme found in the mycofactocin biosynthesis locus, performs an oxidative deamination of 3-amino-5-[(p-hydroxyphenyl)methyl]-4,4-dimethyl-2-pyrrolidinone (AHDP). The resulting compound, now called pre-mycofactocin (PMFT), is a biologically active redox cofactor that can oxidize the non-exchangeable NADH of TIGR03971 family SDR-type oxidoreductases.) has translation MELKNPWARNPWFESVAEAQRRAKRHLPKPVYKALLGGSERSVTYRDNMAAFAELGFRPHVAGLSATRDQATNVLGQDISLPVLISPTGVQAVSPDGEVEVARAANARGTGMGLSSFASKPIEEVCAVHDKVFFQIYWQGGKESMSRRMARARAAGAKGLILTLDFSFGFGRDWGSPEIPEKIDLRALVRNAPAGAMRPKWLLEWVKGGELPDLKVPNIAEPGQEAPTFFGAYGEWSQTPPPTWDDVAWVAKEWGGPVMLKGIGRVDDAKRAVDAGMTAISVSNHGGNNLDGTPASIRLLPPIAQAVGADVEVLLDGGIRRGSDVVKALALGAKAVMIGRAYLWGLGANGQAGVENVLDLLRSGTDAALLALGKESIHQLTPDDLVIPDGFETNFKPLATAIVD, from the coding sequence GTGGAGTTGAAGAACCCCTGGGCGCGAAACCCTTGGTTCGAATCCGTTGCCGAGGCGCAGCGTCGAGCTAAGCGGCACTTGCCAAAGCCGGTTTACAAGGCCTTGCTCGGTGGTAGCGAACGCAGCGTGACATACCGCGACAATATGGCGGCATTTGCCGAACTCGGCTTCAGGCCACACGTCGCTGGTCTGTCGGCTACTCGCGATCAAGCCACCAACGTGCTCGGGCAGGACATCTCGCTTCCGGTGCTGATTTCCCCGACTGGCGTACAGGCAGTGAGCCCCGACGGTGAGGTCGAGGTCGCGCGCGCGGCGAACGCTCGCGGGACCGGGATGGGGCTGAGTTCGTTCGCGAGCAAGCCGATCGAAGAAGTGTGCGCAGTTCACGACAAGGTGTTCTTTCAGATCTACTGGCAGGGCGGCAAAGAGTCGATGTCGCGCCGGATGGCGCGTGCGCGTGCCGCCGGCGCGAAGGGTCTGATCCTGACCCTGGATTTCTCCTTCGGTTTCGGCCGCGACTGGGGAAGCCCGGAGATCCCCGAGAAGATCGACCTCAGGGCCCTGGTGCGCAACGCTCCGGCGGGAGCGATGCGCCCGAAGTGGCTGCTGGAGTGGGTTAAGGGCGGCGAACTTCCCGATCTAAAGGTTCCGAACATTGCCGAACCCGGGCAGGAGGCTCCGACGTTCTTCGGCGCCTACGGTGAGTGGTCGCAGACTCCGCCGCCCACCTGGGACGACGTGGCGTGGGTGGCTAAGGAGTGGGGCGGCCCCGTGATGCTCAAGGGGATCGGCCGCGTCGATGACGCGAAGCGGGCCGTTGACGCTGGCATGACCGCGATCTCGGTGTCGAACCATGGCGGGAACAACCTGGACGGAACTCCTGCGTCGATCCGTTTGCTGCCGCCGATCGCTCAGGCTGTCGGAGCCGATGTCGAAGTGCTGCTCGATGGCGGCATCCGGCGAGGCTCGGACGTTGTGAAGGCGCTCGCGCTGGGAGCCAAGGCAGTCATGATCGGCCGCGCGTACCTGTGGGGTCTCGGCGCGAACGGGCAGGCCGGTGTCGAGAACGTGCTCGACCTGCTGCGTAGTGGTACCGACGCGGCGCTTTTGGCGTTGGGTAAGGAATCCATCCACCAGCTCACGCCAGATGACTTGGTCATTCCTGACGGTTTCGAGACCAACTTCAAACCGTTGGCCACCGCCATCGTTGACTAG
- the mftC gene encoding mycofactocin radical SAM maturase (MftC is a radical SAM/SPASM enzyme that catalyzes the first two steps in biosynthesis of the electron carrier mycofactocin from the terminal Val-Tyr dipeptide of the precursor peptide MftA.) gives MSLVKQFETGLDAPICLTWELTYACNLACVHCLSSSGKRDPRELTTDEAKAVIDELQRMQVFYVNIGGGEPTIRNDFWELVDYATSHQVGVKFSTNGYRITPEVARRIAASDYVDVQISLDGADAGINDHVRGAGSYETAIRAMQNLKDAGFKDFKLSVVCTRHNIPQLDEFKAIADEYGAQLRLTRLRPSGRGADSWDDLHPLPHQQRELYDWLMAHGEDVLTGDSFFHLAAYGESLPGLNLCGAGRVVCLIDPVGDVYACPFAIHDNFLAGNVRSEGGFTKVWREAELFAELREPQSGGACSSCEFFDSCRGGCMAAKFFTGLPLDGPDPECVQGYGESLLAERDGVLPKPSVDHSKKSKRPAAARGPVPVTIGRRPPVSACAEDPLAGFQAPAPV, from the coding sequence ATGAGCCTGGTCAAACAGTTCGAAACCGGCCTCGATGCGCCGATTTGCCTGACCTGGGAGTTGACCTACGCGTGCAACCTCGCATGCGTGCACTGCCTTTCCAGTTCCGGTAAGCGAGACCCCCGAGAGCTGACCACCGACGAAGCGAAGGCCGTCATCGACGAACTGCAGCGCATGCAGGTCTTCTACGTCAACATCGGCGGCGGTGAACCGACGATCCGTAACGATTTCTGGGAACTCGTCGACTACGCCACCAGCCACCAGGTCGGCGTCAAGTTCTCCACCAACGGCTACCGCATTACGCCGGAGGTGGCGCGCCGCATCGCCGCGTCCGATTACGTCGACGTGCAGATCTCGCTCGATGGCGCCGATGCAGGTATCAACGACCATGTCCGCGGCGCCGGCTCATACGAGACCGCGATTCGCGCGATGCAGAACCTCAAGGACGCGGGGTTCAAGGACTTCAAACTGTCGGTGGTGTGCACCCGGCACAACATTCCGCAGTTGGACGAATTCAAGGCGATCGCCGACGAATACGGGGCCCAGCTGCGCCTGACGCGGCTGCGTCCTAGTGGCCGCGGCGCCGACAGTTGGGATGACCTTCACCCGCTACCGCACCAACAGCGGGAACTGTACGACTGGCTGATGGCGCACGGGGAGGACGTACTCACCGGCGACTCTTTCTTCCACCTCGCGGCGTACGGCGAATCGCTGCCGGGTCTGAACCTGTGCGGCGCGGGTCGCGTAGTTTGCCTCATCGATCCGGTCGGCGACGTATATGCCTGCCCGTTTGCGATTCATGACAACTTCTTGGCCGGCAACGTCCGTTCCGAGGGCGGGTTCACCAAGGTGTGGCGCGAGGCCGAGTTGTTCGCCGAACTGCGTGAGCCGCAGAGCGGTGGTGCGTGCTCGTCGTGCGAGTTTTTCGACTCCTGCCGCGGCGGTTGCATGGCTGCGAAGTTCTTCACGGGTCTACCGCTGGATGGCCCTGACCCAGAGTGCGTTCAGGGCTATGGCGAATCTCTGCTGGCCGAACGTGACGGCGTACTGCCCAAGCCCAGTGTGGACCATTCCAAGAAGAGCAAGCGCCCGGCCGCTGCGCGCGGCCCGGTTCCGGTAACCATCGGACGCCGTCCACCGGTGAGTGCGTGCGCTGAGGATCCGCTCGCCGGGTTCCAAGCTCCCGCTCCGGTCTAG
- the mftB gene encoding mycofactocin biosynthesis chaperone MftB (MftB, a small protein, is a peptide chaperone that assists the radical SAM enzyme MftC in performing two modifications to the C-terminal Val-Tyr dipeptide of the mycofactocin precursor peptide, MftA. MftB's role is analogous to the role of PqqD in the biosynthesis of PQQ, a cofactor that derives entirely from a Tyr and a Glu in the precursor PqqA.) gives MLDTSAAWALHPAVSVRPEPFGALLYHFGNRKLSFLKDRLLLDVVRAIDEQPSLDAAFQTCGVPKDQIPRYRTAVQTLVSSEIVVPREQTQNEPEETA, from the coding sequence ATGCTCGACACATCAGCCGCATGGGCACTGCATCCCGCGGTGTCCGTGCGGCCTGAGCCTTTCGGCGCGTTGCTGTACCACTTCGGCAACCGCAAGCTGTCGTTCTTGAAGGATCGACTGCTGCTGGACGTCGTACGCGCGATCGACGAACAGCCGTCGTTGGACGCCGCCTTTCAGACGTGCGGCGTCCCCAAGGATCAGATACCCCGATACCGCACCGCGGTGCAGACGCTCGTGAGCAGCGAGATCGTCGTACCGCGCGAACAGACGCAGAACGAACCGGAGGAGACCGCATGA
- the mftA gene encoding mycofactocin precursor MftA (Mycofactocin is a small molecule electron carrier derived from the final two amino acids, Val-Tyr, of MftA, the mycofactocin precursor. It plays a role in redox homeostasis and the metabolism of alcohols and aldehydes in Actinobacteria, including Mycobacterium tuberculosis.) — protein sequence MAEQTTQTTDRDATVAELVEEDTLVEEVSIDGMCGVY from the coding sequence ATGGCCGAGCAGACCACCCAGACGACCGATCGTGACGCCACCGTCGCCGAGCTCGTCGAAGAGGACACCCTCGTCGAAGAGGTCTCCATCGACGGCATGTGCGGCGTCTACTAG